One Leucoraja erinacea ecotype New England chromosome 5, Leri_hhj_1, whole genome shotgun sequence DNA segment encodes these proteins:
- the LOC129697147 gene encoding matrilin-3-like, with product MKLLWCGLLYCALVIIVQVRAYNYRRYRAPARRIPLSPTNRYTNPALAQHANVGQESQCRSQPQDVVFIIDSSRSVRPHEFEQVKVFLGHMVDTLDIGLDRTRVAVINYASTVRIEFMLNTYTNKRDMKRAVSQIDPLATGTMTGLAIEGAMDKAFIDIAGARPKDRGISRVAIIVTDGRPQDQVAEISARARAAGIEIYAVGVGRADMMSLRQMASDPLDDHVFYVETYGVIEKLTSKFKETLCGVDMCVAASHDCEQICVSTTTAFYCRCHPGFKLNEDQKTCSRVANCAAGNHECEQICMNTTTGYYCKCRPGFRLNEDRKTCSKVDHCATGNHDCEQICVNTTTGYYCNCHPGFVLNEDQKTCSKVDHCATGNHDCEQICVNTTTGYYCNCHPGFVLNEDQKTCSRVDKCATGSHDCEQICLNTATNYYCRCHPGFVLNEDQKTCSREDMCVSGNHDCEQICVPTATGYNCKCHPGFILNEDQKTCSRGDMCATGNHDCDQICEPTSTGYDCKCHPGFILHEDQKTCSRDNMCAIGNHDCEQICVPTSTGYNCECHPGFILNEDQKTCSNEDMCATENHDCEQICVTTATGFYCKCHQGFILNEDQKSCSRLNLCANGNHNCEQICVSTATNYYCQCHSGYLLNEDQKTCAEEAQRKVTIKDPCKCEALLEFQRSVQSTFETLASKLDQVTKKMQMMEYELGRN from the exons AATCACAATGTAGAAGTCAACCCCAAGATGTGGTTTTTATCATCGATAGCTCTCGTAGTGTCCGACCTCACGAGTTTGAGCAAGTGAAAGTCTTCCTGGGCCATATGGTTGACACATTGGATATTGGACTTGATAGAACCCGCGTGGCAGTCATCAACTATGCAAGCACAGTGAGGATTGAGTTTATGCTGAACACTTACACTAACAAACGAGACATGAAGCGCGCAGTCTCTCAAATTGATCCACTTGCAACTGGCACAATGACTGGCTTGGCCATCGAGGGTGCCATGGACAAGGCTTTCATCGACATTGCAGGAGCAAGGCCCAAGGACCGTGGCATCTCCAGAGTAGCCATTATTGTGACAGATGGACGGCCGCAGGATCAGGTGGCAGAAATCTCTGCAAGGGCTCGGGCAGCTGGCATTGAGATCTATGCGGTTGGTGTGGGCAGGGCTGACATGATGTCTCTCAGACAAATGGCCAGTGATCCCCTAGATGATCATGTCTTCTATGTGGAGACATACGGTGTGATTGAGAAACTGACGTCCAAGTTCAAGGAGACACTTTGTG GTGTTGATATGTGTGTCGCTGCAAGCCATGATTGTGAGCAAATCTGTGTGAGCACTACAACAGCCTTTTACTGCAGGTGCCATCCAGGTTTTAAATTGAACGAAGACCAGAAGACCTGCTCCA GAGTGGCTAATTGTGCTGCTGGAAACCATGAATGCGAACAGATCTGTATGAACACAACGACTGGTTATTATTGCAAATGCCGTCCAGGTTTTAGGTTGAATGAAGACCGGAAAACCTGCTCAA AAGTGGATCACTGTGCCACTGGAAATCATGACTGTGAGCAAATCTGTGTGAACACGACAACCGGTTATTACTGCAACTGCCACCCAGGTTTTGTATTGAATGAAGATCAGAAAACTTGCTCAA AAGTGGATCACTGTGCTACTGGAAATCATGACTGTGAGCAAATCTGTGTGAACACGACAACTGGTTATTACTGCAACTGCCACCCAGGTTTTGTATTGAATGAAGATCAGAAAACTTGCTCAA GAGTGGATAAGTGCGCCACGGGAAGCCATGACTGTGAGCAAATCTGCTTGAACACTGCCACCAACTATTACTGCAGATGCCACCCAGGTTTTGTGTTAAACGAGGATCAGAAAACTTGTTCAA GAGAGGATATGTGTGTTTCTGGAAACCATGACTGCGAGCAAATCTGTGTGCCAACTGCAACAGGCTACAACTGCAAATGCCATCCAGGTTTTATATTAAATGAGGACCAGAAGACCTGCTCAA GGGGGGATATGTGCGCCACTGGAAACCATGATTGTGATCAAATCTGCGAGCCAACATCAACAGGGTATGACTGCAAATGTCACCCTGGTTTTATATTACATGAGGACCAAAAAACATGCTCAA GAGATAACATGTGTGCAATTGGAAACCATGATTGTGAGCAGATCTGTGTGCCAACTTCAACAGGCTATAACTGTGAATGTCATCCAGGCTTTATATTAAATGAGGATCAAAAGACCTGCTCAA ATGAGGATATGTGTGCCACTGAAAACCATGACTGTGAGCAAATCTGTGTGACAACTGCAACAGGCTTTTACTGCAAATGTCATCAAGGTTTTATATTAAATGAGGATCAAAAGTCCTGCTCAA GGTTGAACTTGTGTGCAAACGGAAACCATAACTGTGAGCAGATATGTGTAAGCACTGCCACAAACTATTACTGCCAATGCCATTCTGGTTATCTGCTAAACGAGGATCAGAAAACTTGTGCAG AGGAAGCTCAGAGAAAAGTCACTATTAAAGATCCATGCAAGTGTGAAGCTCTTCTTGAATTCCAAAGGAGTGTCCAATCTACTTTTGAAACACTGGCTAGCAA ACTAGATCAAGTGACAAAAAAGATGCAAATGATGGAATATGAGCTGGGTCGAAACTGA